The genomic region AAAGTATACGCACTTTCAGACCTTCATATACTACACCTGAGAAAGGAAGTGTGAAATATGCAGCCTGTCCGTATTACAGCAGGTGACGGAGCCGGTGAACTTTTGAATTTTTTGCAAAAGGAACTTGTTGAAACAAGTAACGACGGCGAATTATTCAAAGTAAACCATGAGGAGGAAAACGGCCTCATAGCCGTAGAATGCACCTGCAAAGGTAAGTTTTCCGGTGATAAGACTTTTGTCGAACATTTGTCCCAGGTTCTGGCGGAATATTTAATAACCGCATATGACGATATGTTGTTAAAACGTATAGCCAAAAAGAATTATGGGTATTTAAAACCCGATGAACGCAGGGAAATTATTAATATAGCGCAGAAAAAAATAAGGGATGGAAGTCAGAATTTGTTTGACACAATTTTGAAAATAAGGAGAAAAAATCTGGTTACAAGGAAACTTGCCGATTTTCTGAACCAGAATGATCATATAATTCTTGAGGGATTTGTAACATTCAGGATGCAGGAATATGTCAAAGAGCTTGAGGAAGTAATGGATTGGGCAGTAAGGCAATATTTGATTGAAAAGGAATATCAGGAATTTATAAAGCTTTTGACATGTTTCGTGCAGATGCAGAAACCAAAATTCAGGTGTGTTCATATAATTGCGGAAAAAGATTCCGGATTTTCTTTATATGACGAAAACATGGAAAGAATATCGGATCAGTATTTACTGGAACTGGCGGGGGAACAGGCTGACGGAATAATAAAAGAGGAGGATCTTTTAATAAGTTTCCTTATTTCTGCCGCTCCAAGACAAATAATTATGCACAATATATCCGAAATCAGAAATAAAGAGCTCATAGACACGATAATGCAGGTTTTTTCAGGCAGGGTAACGGCATTTAATGATTGAGGGGGTTGACAATTTCCGTTTTTTATTTATCTTCAAAACCTTGTAAATCAAAAAATGTTTGTTGTATAATGTATAGGTGAAAATGCACAAAAATGTCTCATTCCTTTGGATATTTTGGAAGGGACGGAATGGGGGTATTTTTTTGTCGGCTAAGATTTTTCAGTCTCTTGTCTATCGCGTAAAGGAGATACTTGGTTGCGACGTGGACATAACCGACACCAACGGTACAGTTTTTGCCAGTACAAGAAGGAATGCGGTAGGGGAATGCAACGAAGAGGTAATGGAATTTATTGAATCGAATGAACAGTACGCCGAGACCGAAAATGCCGCTTTCATGAAGGTCGGTGAAAGCAAGGGCAATCTGGATTTTATTGCTGTAGTTTACGGTAATTTGCAGGACCGTAAAAAGGCGATGGAACTTATTTGTCTTTCGATAGAGAATGCAAGGCTGTACTATGAGGAAAAATTCGACAAGAATAATTTTATAAAAAATGTGGTTCTGGGCAACATTTTACCCGGCGATATTTCCCTTAGGGCAAAAGAGCTGAGAGTTAAGGACGATGTGCGAAGAATAGTGTATTCAATTCATACTGAGAAATCCAAGGATATTCATGCATATAACATAATACAAAGCCTTTTTCCGAACGATTCAAAGGATTTCGTCGTGCTTCTCGACGATCAGAACACCGTATTGGTAAAGGAATTGAAGGAAAAGGAAACCGAAGAGGATATTTACCGCAAGGCGAGGATTATAATAGATACGCTGAATACTGAGCTGATGGTTAAAGCATCGGTGGGAATAGGCTCAGAGGTTACCAGGCTCCGTGATATTTCCCGTTCCTATAAGGATGCCCAGACTGCGCTCGCGATAGGCAAGATTTTTGAGACCGACAAGGACATAATAGATTACAATCATTTGGGGATTGGCCGCTTAATTTATCAGCTTCCTACAACTCTTTGCAAACTGTTCCTGAATGAAGTTTTTAAGGACAATGTTTATGAACAGATAGATCAGGAAACAATGATCACAATTAAGAAGTTTTTTGAAAACAGCCTTAATGTCAGCGAAACTTCAAGACAGCTGTTTGTACATAGGAATACCCTTGTTTACAGGCTGGACAAGATTCAGAAGCTTACAGGCATGGATTTGCGCAAGTTTGAAGACGCCATGCTGTTTAAGGTGGCCATGATGGTCAAGAGGTATCTTGATGAAACAAGCAAATAAGATACGGGAAATTGAAAATTCATTAACAAAGGATGAAGGAAATTGATTGAATTTAGAAATGTTACCAAAATCTATCCTAATGGTTGTGTCGGGCTGCAAAATGCAACGTTCAAG from Thermoclostridium stercorarium subsp. stercorarium DSM 8532 harbors:
- a CDS encoding PucR family transcriptional regulator; the protein is MSAKIFQSLVYRVKEILGCDVDITDTNGTVFASTRRNAVGECNEEVMEFIESNEQYAETENAAFMKVGESKGNLDFIAVVYGNLQDRKKAMELICLSIENARLYYEEKFDKNNFIKNVVLGNILPGDISLRAKELRVKDDVRRIVYSIHTEKSKDIHAYNIIQSLFPNDSKDFVVLLDDQNTVLVKELKEKETEEDIYRKARIIIDTLNTELMVKASVGIGSEVTRLRDISRSYKDAQTALAIGKIFETDKDIIDYNHLGIGRLIYQLPTTLCKLFLNEVFKDNVYEQIDQETMITIKKFFENSLNVSETSRQLFVHRNTLVYRLDKIQKLTGMDLRKFEDAMLFKVAMMVKRYLDETSK
- the ytxC gene encoding putative sporulation protein YtxC, encoding MQPVRITAGDGAGELLNFLQKELVETSNDGELFKVNHEEENGLIAVECTCKGKFSGDKTFVEHLSQVLAEYLITAYDDMLLKRIAKKNYGYLKPDERREIINIAQKKIRDGSQNLFDTILKIRRKNLVTRKLADFLNQNDHIILEGFVTFRMQEYVKELEEVMDWAVRQYLIEKEYQEFIKLLTCFVQMQKPKFRCVHIIAEKDSGFSLYDENMERISDQYLLELAGEQADGIIKEEDLLISFLISAAPRQIIMHNISEIRNKELIDTIMQVFSGRVTAFND